A DNA window from Solanum lycopersicum chromosome 3, SLM_r2.1 contains the following coding sequences:
- the LOC138347555 gene encoding uncharacterized protein, whose protein sequence is MEGDHVWLRVSPVKGVMRFGKKGKLSPRFIGPFEILSRVVEVAYKFVLPPSLSAVHPIFHISMLRKYIPDESHVISLDSVELGPDLTFEEEPIAIFDKQVRKLRTKEVASVKVHWTHRTVGEATWETESYMRARYPQLFEASGPVVRRGNVPMSNEASIRGTIVVACCIAETRGVGAENTAGA, encoded by the exons atggagggtgatcatgtttggctccggGTATCACCcgtgaagggtgtgatgaggtttggaaagaagggaaagcttagccctaggttcattggaccttttgagattttgagccgagtggtAGAGGTGGCTTATAAGTTTGTGTTGCCACCTAGCTTGTCAGCAGTTCATCCTATTTTCCATATCTCTATGCTTCGAaagtatattccggatgaatctcatgtgatttcactTGATTCTGTGGAGTTAggtccagacttgacatttgaggaggagcctatagctatttttGATAAGCAGgttcgaaagcttaggaccaaggaggttgcttcagtgaaggtgcatTGGACGCACCGAACAGtgggagaggcaacttgggagactgagtcttacatgcgtgccagatatcctcaactttttgaagcttcaG gcccagtagtcagacgtggaaacgtgcctatgtccaatgaggcatccatacgaggaacCATAGTGGTTGCATGTTGTATCGCTGAAACcagaggtgttggtgcagaaaacactgcaggtgcctga